Proteins from one Impatiens glandulifera chromosome 2, dImpGla2.1, whole genome shotgun sequence genomic window:
- the LOC124928037 gene encoding uncharacterized protein LOC124928037, with the protein MSSYPVLGNRPIDQWKVTELKEELKKRKLKANGLKDDLIKRLAEAIEQEVESEEEDTTNGVDGEESNAVGAAEEVLVAVEIPHDASADAVQQDGIHDEKQLDTSADVVRQDEINVEKPEIQFETRIASPSEVHVEAGYTKKVEVVVQDSNPEKDIVGSVIDTENDNLVPEIAAKADSTIKENFSVQEANVESIPMESTVETIDNKNDIIPEIAVSKHESKNECDVKPEEESQDIKVPCDDEGKLDSSQPSNQVSVVSPTLGFTVKSNSVSSDIISTNEKNDLKDNIIADNVKLELDVKPEMVQPSSSDFLSDGGSPHPMDVEKPLEIKITIDEKDEEKATNEEMSTENDADLIASERLNLDRSSGDDSMEDDALDNKQLDSVNAIAETIAGVEKPEASVPMVVEETEVPVGIMKADSSVIKHEIHVEKKDAFSAPSAKRKPDQEGIEGGEGNNSSKRLRRWNTNNLQVERENVNGSSTVPTANAPINIIKNEFSRSDSTASEGTPKDRIVPPSPKAPSISLRIDRFLRPFTLKAVQELLGKTGTVTSFWMDHIKTHCYVTYSSVEEAMETRNAIYNLQWPPNGGRLLVAEFVDPQEVKSRVDAPPKQTSSATPVVSAPPLTAMATTPRQTPKQQQQQQLLPPPPPLAKTLTVVREQLPLPPPPPPPAAKEIVVEQPPPILTLDDLFKKTKATPRIYYLPLSDEQVAAKETTPQNGKKHH; encoded by the exons ATGTCGTCATACCCGGTTCTTGGTAATCGACCGATTGATCAATGGAAAGTTACAGAGCTAAAGGAAGAGCTCAAGAAGCGGAAATTGAAGGCAAATGGTCTGAAAGATGATTTGATCAAACGACTTGCAGAAGCAATTGAGCAAGAGGTTGAGTCTGAAGAGGAAGATACTACTAATGGTGTGGATGGTGAAGAATCTAATGCTGTAGGAGCTGCTGAAGAAGTGCTAGTTGCTGTTGAAATACCTCATGATGCTTCAGCTGATGCTGTTCAGCAAGATGGGATCCATGATGAAAAACAACTTGACACTTCGGCTGATGTTGTTCGCCAAGATGAAATCAATGTTGAAAAACCCGAGATTCAATTTGAAACTAGAATTGCATCACCTAGTGAAGTGCATGTTGAAGCTGGTTATACTAAGAAAGTAGAGGTGGTAGTTCAAGATTCCAATCCAGAAAAGGATATAGTAGGAAGTGTTATTGATACAGAGAATGACAATCTAGTCCCTGAAATAGCTGCTAAAGCTGATTctacaataaaagaaaatttctcTGTTCAAGAAGCAAATGTTGAAAGTATTCCCATGGAAAGTACAGTTGAAACAATCgacaataaaaatgatataattccTGAAATAGCTGTTAGTAAGCATGAGTCAAAAAATGAGTGTGATGTCAAGCCAGAGGAAGAGAGTCAGGATATAAAGGTCCCTTGTGATGATGAGGGGAAACTCGACTCTTCCCAGCCAAGTAACCAGGTATCTGTGGTCAGTCCAACTTTAGGGTTTACGGTAAAATCTAATTCTGTTTCTTCTGATATTATCTCaactaatgaaaaaaatgatctAAAGGATAACATAATTGCTGATAATGTGAAATTAGAACTAGATGTTAAGCCTGAGATGGTGCAGCCATCATCAAGTGATTTTCTCTCAGATGGTGGCTCCCCACATCCCATGGATGTTGAGAAGCCACTGGAGATCAAGATAACTATTGATGAAAAGGATGAAGAAAAAGCTACTAATGAAGAAATGAGCACGGAAAATGATGCAGATTTGATAGCATCGGAAAGGTTAAATCTGGACCGAAGTTCTGGTGATGATTCTATGGAGGATGATGCATTAGATAATAAGCAATTGGATTCAGTGAATGCTATTGCTGAAACTATTGCTGGTGTTGAGAAACCTGAAGCATCTGTTCCTATGGTGGTGGAGGAAACTGAAGTTCCTGTTGGCATTATGAAGGCTGATTCTTCTGTTATCAAGCACGAAATACATGTTGAAAAGAAGGATGCCTTCTCTGCACCATCTGCAAAAAGAAAGCCTG ACCAAGAAGGTATAGAAGGAGGGGAGGGAAATAATTCTTCAAAGAGACTAAGGAGGTGGAATACCAATAACCTACAAGTTGAACGTGAGAATGTGAATGGGTCTTCCACTGTCCCTACGGCCAATGCACCGATAAACATTATAAAGAATGAATTCTCTAGATCTGATTCAACAGCAAGTGAGGGTACTCCAAAGGACCGCATTG TGCCTCCATCTCCAAAAGCTCCTTCAATTTCTTTGAGAATTGATCGTTTTCTGCGTCCCTTTACTCTGAAAGCTGTTCAGGAACTTCTTGGGAAAACTGGCACAGTTACCAGTTTCTGGATGGATCATATTAAAACCCACTGCTATGTTACT TATTCTAGTGTGGAAGAAGCTATGGAGACTCGAAATGCCATTTACAACTTGCAGTGGCCTCCAAATGGAGGGAGGCTTCTTGTTGCTGAGTTTGTAGATCCTCAGGAAGTGAAATCGAGAGTGGATGCTCCTCCTAAACAGACATCTTCTGCAACACCAGTGGTTTCTGCACCTCCTCTAACTGCCATGGCCACCACCCCTCGTCAGACTCCcaagcagcagcagcaacagcaACTCCTGCCTCCACCACCACCTTTGGCAAAAACCTTGACGGTGGTGAGGGAACAGCTTCCTTTACCACCACCGCCACCTCCACCAGCAGCTAAAGAGATAGTAGTAGAACAACCACCTCCCATTCTGACTCTTGATGATCTTTTCAAGAAGACTAAAGCCACACCGCGAATCTATTATCTTCCTTTGTCCGATGAACAGGTGGCAGCAAAGGAAACAACACCCCAGAATGGAAAGAAACATCACTAA
- the LOC124928038 gene encoding short-chain dehydrogenase RED1-like, with translation MESYDNKQVVVMITGCSTGGIGHSLALAFASARCLVVATARSLSSMIDLADDPRFFLQELDVLSDENVNSVVFNVLEKFGRIDILVNNAGVQCIGPLAELPLSALQQAFNTNTFGSLRLTQAVIPNMVSRKKGKIVNIGSVTVMAPGPWAGAYTASKAALHAMNDTLRLELRPFGIDVTLVVPGAIKSNLGNSAAAGYSKMPEWKIYKPYEAAIHARAYFSQGSKATPADEFAKKVVAVVMKKDPPSWFSSGQYSTIMAIVYHLPLFLKDFLLRRAMKC, from the exons ATGGAATCCTACGACAACAAGCAGGTGGTGGTGATGATCACCGGCTGTAGCACCGGCGGAATCGGTCACTCCTTGGCTCTAGCGTTCGCTTCCGCGAGGTGTTTGGTTGTAGCCACTGCTCGATCTCTTTCCTCAATGATTGATCTCGCCGACGATCCTAGATTCTTTCTTCAAGAGCTCGACGTTCTGTCTGATGAAAACGTCAATAGTGTTGTCTTCAATGTTTTGGAGAAGTTTGGACGCATCGACATCCTCGTTAACAATGCCGGAGTTCAGTGCATTGGTCCTCTTGCTGAACTCCCTCTGTCCGCTCTTCAGCAAGCTTTTAACACCAACACCTTCG GTTCTTTGCGGTTGACCCAAGCTGTGATACCTAACATGGTGTCAAGGAAGAAGGGAAAGATTGTGAACATTGGGAGTGTTACAGTTATGGCCCCAGGGCCATGGGCTGGTGCCTACACTGCATCTAAAGCTGCTTTACATGCAATGAATGATACATTAAG ATTGGAACTTCGGCCATTTGGAATAGACGTGACACTGGTTGTCCCGGGGGCAATTAAGTCAAATTTGGGAAATTCAGCTGCAGCAGGCTATAGTAAGATGCCAGAATGGAAGATTTATAAACCGTATGAGGCTGCAATACATGCAAGAGCATATTTCTCTCAAGGGTCAAAAGCAACACCTGCAGATGAGTTTGCGAAGAAGGTAGTGGCGGTTGTTATGAAGAAAGATCCGCCATCTTGGTTCTCATCTGGTCAATACTCTACTATAATGGCGATAGTATATCATCTACCTCTGTTTTTGAAAGATTTTCTTCTTAGAAGGGCAATGAAATGTTGA
- the LOC124926891 gene encoding BEL1-like homeodomain protein 1 has translation MATYSFHGSCSELIQQQPESTLQTLYLMTPNYHHKHHSQSHHLHPTSMLNSGFQNGLFINMGSKYLKAAQQLLDEVVNVATEAPHDGGGEEMRSCKEKLERLGGVETNELNTAQRQELQMKKAKLLNMFDEVEQRYRQYNNHMQIVVSSFEQAVGIGSAKSYTGLALQTISKQFRRLKDEIGTQIKAAANGLGEDDDDHEPAGSEGGSRLKYVDHQLRQQRALQQLGMMPPPPPHNAWRHQRGLPEKAVSVLRAWLFEHFLHPYPKDSDKHMLAKQTGLTRSQVSNWFINARVRLWKPMVEEMYLEEIKQHDLENINGKNKTLNCTINVGEPNMELGGSSKSISSKIDHHQTTQAIHANINPSFPNHLPIQNLAPKDQTIPNKPKPSENNILRNSSPSSIENPNEKRYSFITGNNNDFGTRFDHEHLIVDHASGGFNGIGGVSLTLGLPRCHESLSRHNLLSDEGIMGVVQTSHYGGMGTTSASPPHSSNGYEAMDIDNSKRFVAPLLPNFVI, from the exons atggcGACGTACAGCTTCCATGGAAGCTGCTCAGAATTAATCCAACAACAACCTGAATCAACTCTACAGACGCTTTATCTGATGACTCCTAATTATCATCATAAGCATCACAGCCAATCGCACCACCTTCATCCCACCAGCATGCTTAATTCAGGGTTTCAGAACGGCTTGTTTATTAATATGGGGTCCAAGTACTTGAAGGCGGCGCAGCAACTTCTCGATGAGGTGGTGAACGTCGCCACTGAGGCCCCGCACGACGGCGGCGGAGAAGAGATGAGATCATGTAAAGAGAAACTGGAGAGATTGGGTGGAGTAGAGACTAATGAGTTGAATACTGCTCAAAGACAGGAACTCCAGATGAAGAAGGCTAAACTTCTTAACATGTTTGATGag gtGGAGCAAAGGTACAGACAATACAACAACCATATGCAAATAGTGGTTTCATCGTTCGAGCAGGCGGTGGGGATAGGATCGGCAAAGTCTTACACGGGTTTGGCCTTACAGACCATATCGAAGCAGTTTCGGCGCCTGAAAGATGAGATAGGAACCCAGATCAAGGCGGCAGCTAATGGATTAGgagaggatgatgatgatcacgAGCCTGCAGGGTCGGAAGGAGGGTCAAGGCTGAAGTATGTGGATCATCAGCTCCGGCAACAAAGGGCGTTACAACAACTAGGAATgatgccgccgccgccgccgcatAATGCTTGGAGGCACCAAAGAGGTTTGCCGGAAAAGGCCGTCTCTGTTCTTCGTGCATGGCTCTTTGAACATTTCCTTCATCC ATATCCTAAGGATTCAGATAAACACATGCTTGCCAAACAAACAGGACTTACTAGGAGCCAG GTGTCGAACTGGTTCATTAATGCTAGGGTTCGATTGTGGAAGCCGATGGTCGAGGAAATGTACTTGGAGGAGATAAAACAACATGATCTAGAAAACATCAAtggaaaaaacaaaacattaaattgCACTATTAATGTTGGAGAACCAAACATGGAATTGGGAGGAAGCTCAAAATCTATTTCCTCAAAAATTGATCACCATCAAACTACTCAAGCTATTCATGCCAATATCAACCCCTCTTTCCCAAACCATTTGCCCATTCAAAATCTAGCCCCTAAAGATCAAACAATCCCAAATAAGCCAAAGCCCTCAGAGAACAACATTTTACGTAATTCTTCCCCAAGTAGCATTGAAAACCCTAATGAGAAGAGATACTCGTTCATTACGGGCAATAACAATGACTTCGGGACTCGGTTTGATCATGAACATTTGATTGTTGATCATGCTTCGGGAGGATTCAATGGAATCGGTGGCGTCTCTCTCACTCTTGGCCTTCCTCGTTGTCACGAGAGCCTCTCCCGACACAACTTACTCTCGGACGAGGGAATCATGGGCGTCGTCCAAACGAGTCATTATGGGGGCATGGGTACTACTAGTGCATCACCTCCCCATTCAAGCAATGGATATGAGGCTATGGACATTGATAATAGTAAGAGGTTTGTTGCTCCATTGTTGccaaattttgttatttga